One region of Streptomyces rishiriensis genomic DNA includes:
- the lnt gene encoding apolipoprotein N-acyltransferase has product MKTFGHWLTSPWRRTAVAAVAGTLPVLAFPAPALWWWAYLALVPWMLLVRSAPTGRRAAFDGWSGGFGFMVAMHHWLLPSLHVFTLVIAALLGALWAPWAWLVRRFLATDVIPSRARVFAALLVLPSGWLAIELVRSWQGLGGPWGMLGASQWQVEPALRLASVGGVWLLSFLVVAVNVSATVLVSVPASRAPAVAGLVATAATASAAWMWAPRPDAGGQTRIAVVQPGVIDGPDSRFDREEQLTRRLVGQDVDLIVWGESSVGYDLDDRPDLARRLAELSRVTGADILVNVDARRSDRPGIYKSSMLIGPEGPTGDRYDKMRLVPFGEYIPARSVLGWVTSVGKAAGEDRRRGNEQVVVDAGHGLRIGPMVCFETAFPDMSRHLADDGADVLVAQSSTSSFQRSWAPAQHASLGALRAAETGRPFVHSTLTGVSAVYDASGRRVGSWLGTQASTTAVYDVPLADGVTPYVRYGDWPVHGALLVLLALALTEGARTVRLRRTVPAPLGPLVRTTRESPARPGR; this is encoded by the coding sequence ATGAAGACGTTCGGACACTGGCTCACCTCCCCCTGGCGGCGTACGGCCGTCGCGGCCGTCGCGGGCACGCTGCCCGTGCTCGCGTTCCCGGCACCGGCCCTGTGGTGGTGGGCCTATCTCGCGCTCGTCCCCTGGATGCTGCTCGTCCGCTCCGCGCCGACGGGGCGGCGGGCCGCGTTCGACGGATGGAGCGGCGGGTTCGGTTTCATGGTGGCGATGCACCATTGGCTGCTGCCGAGCCTGCATGTGTTCACCCTGGTCATCGCCGCCCTGCTGGGCGCGCTGTGGGCCCCGTGGGCCTGGCTGGTCCGCCGGTTTCTCGCCACGGACGTGATCCCCTCCCGCGCGCGGGTGTTCGCCGCGCTGCTGGTGCTGCCCTCCGGCTGGCTGGCGATCGAACTCGTTCGCTCCTGGCAGGGGCTCGGCGGGCCGTGGGGCATGCTCGGGGCGAGTCAGTGGCAGGTGGAGCCCGCGCTGCGGCTCGCCTCCGTGGGCGGGGTGTGGCTGCTCAGCTTCCTGGTGGTGGCGGTCAACGTGTCGGCCACCGTCCTGGTCTCCGTTCCGGCGTCCCGGGCCCCGGCCGTCGCCGGTCTCGTCGCCACCGCCGCCACGGCCTCGGCCGCGTGGATGTGGGCGCCGCGCCCGGACGCCGGCGGACAGACCCGGATCGCCGTCGTGCAGCCGGGGGTGATCGACGGCCCCGACAGCCGCTTCGACCGCGAGGAACAGCTGACCCGGCGACTGGTCGGGCAGGACGTGGATCTGATCGTCTGGGGCGAGAGCAGCGTCGGCTACGACCTCGACGACCGGCCCGACCTGGCCCGCCGCCTGGCGGAGTTGTCCCGCGTCACCGGCGCCGACATCCTCGTCAACGTCGACGCCCGCCGCTCCGACCGGCCCGGCATCTACAAGAGCTCGATGCTCATCGGGCCCGAGGGCCCGACGGGCGACCGGTACGACAAGATGCGGCTGGTGCCGTTCGGCGAGTACATACCCGCCCGTTCCGTGCTCGGCTGGGTCACCTCCGTCGGCAAGGCGGCCGGCGAGGACCGGCGGCGCGGCAACGAGCAGGTCGTCGTGGACGCCGGGCACGGGCTGCGGATCGGTCCGATGGTGTGCTTCGAGACGGCGTTTCCCGACATGAGCCGGCACCTGGCGGACGACGGCGCGGACGTGCTGGTCGCGCAGTCGTCGACCTCCTCCTTCCAGCGGAGCTGGGCGCCCGCGCAGCACGCCTCGCTCGGCGCGCTGCGCGCCGCGGAGACCGGGCGGCCGTTCGTCCACTCCACCCTCACCGGCGTCTCGGCCGTGTACGACGCGAGTGGCCGACGGGTCGGCTCGTGGCTCGGCACGCAGGCGAGCACGACGGCCGTCTACGACGTCCCGCTCGCCGATGGCGTCACCCCGTACGTCCGCTACGGCGACTGGCCGGTCCACGGCGCCCTGCTGGTGCTGCTGGCCCTCGCGCTCACGGAGGGGGCACGGACGGTCAGGCTGCGGCGGACCGTTCCCGCACCGCTCGGACCACTCGTTCGCACAACTCGTGAGTCGCCAGCGCGTCCCGGGCGCTGA
- a CDS encoding DinB family protein — protein MTTQRTGPAQNADERAMLEGRLDYHRQTLAWKCEGLTDAQLRTASVQPSGLSLMGLVRHMAEVERSWFRRVLVGDGAGPIYYTEQDPDGEFRLTERDTWAEAFATWQSEIEVARRYAAGFALAELSRGRSRFTDEPFSLRWIYTHMIEEYARHNGHADLIRERIDGSTGE, from the coding sequence ATGACGACGCAACGCACCGGGCCCGCCCAGAACGCCGACGAACGCGCCATGCTGGAAGGACGCCTGGACTACCACCGCCAGACCCTGGCGTGGAAGTGCGAGGGGCTCACCGACGCCCAGTTGCGCACCGCCTCGGTGCAGCCTTCCGGGCTGTCCCTGATGGGGCTCGTGCGGCACATGGCGGAGGTGGAGCGCAGTTGGTTCCGCAGGGTTCTGGTGGGCGACGGCGCGGGGCCGATCTACTACACGGAACAGGATCCGGACGGCGAGTTCCGTCTCACCGAGCGCGACACCTGGGCGGAGGCCTTCGCCACCTGGCAGTCCGAGATCGAGGTCGCCCGGCGGTACGCGGCGGGTTTCGCCCTGGCCGAACTCTCGCGCGGTCGGAGCAGATTCACCGACGAGCCGTTCAGCCTGCGCTGGATCTACACCCACATGATCGAGGAGTACGCCCGTCACAACGGCCACGCCGATCTGATCCGGGAGCGCATCGACGGTTCGACCGGCGAGTGA
- a CDS encoding cupin domain-containing protein yields MVSGFDGLPGGVAVSRLRVYDWPAADGLHGGTPHVHLTCSEGYVVTAGHGAVQTLTASGYEVTPLAPGTVAWFTPGTVHRLVNDNDLRITVLMQNGGLPEAGDAVLTLPAEYLGDPGTYAAATVIPADVPREEQARIARARRDLAMEGYRALRGAADGPAALAAFHRAAAALVEPRLAEWRERWLRGARAAAQATEEQLDRLSGGDVSYLAEAAVRSEQPSVHGRFGMCGWLDVYPLP; encoded by the coding sequence GTGGTGAGCGGGTTCGACGGGCTGCCCGGCGGGGTCGCCGTCTCGCGGCTGCGTGTGTACGACTGGCCCGCCGCCGACGGTCTGCACGGCGGAACTCCCCATGTGCACCTGACCTGTTCCGAGGGGTACGTCGTCACGGCCGGGCACGGCGCGGTGCAGACGCTGACGGCGTCCGGGTACGAGGTCACGCCCCTCGCGCCCGGCACGGTCGCCTGGTTCACGCCGGGCACCGTCCACCGGCTGGTCAACGACAACGACCTGCGCATCACCGTCCTGATGCAGAACGGCGGGCTGCCGGAGGCCGGTGACGCGGTGCTCACCCTGCCGGCGGAGTACCTCGGCGACCCCGGGACGTACGCCGCCGCGACCGTTATCCCGGCCGACGTCCCGCGCGAGGAGCAGGCCCGGATCGCCCGTGCCCGGCGCGACCTCGCGATGGAGGGCTACCGGGCGCTGCGCGGGGCGGCCGACGGTCCGGCCGCCCTGGCCGCCTTCCACCGGGCCGCCGCGGCGCTGGTGGAGCCCCGGCTCGCCGAGTGGCGCGAGCGCTGGCTCCGAGGGGCGCGGGCGGCCGCGCAGGCCACGGAGGAGCAGCTGGACCGGCTCTCGGGCGGCGATGTGTCCTATCTCGCCGAGGCCGCCGTGCGGTCCGAACAGCCTTCGGTGCACGGGAGGTTCGGGATGTGCGGGTGGTTGGACGTGTACCCGCTGCCCTGA
- a CDS encoding Gfo/Idh/MocA family protein has protein sequence MKVGCIGLGDIAQKAYLPVLGALPGVELHLQTRTPATLDRVADGLRLPREQRHRDLDALLAAGLDAAFVHAPTAAHPEIVSRLLEAGVPTYVDKPLAYEFADSERLVTLAEARNVSLAVGFNRRLAPGYAQCADHPRELILMQKNRVGLPEEPRTMILDDFIHVVDTLRFLAPGPVDDVTVRARAENGLLHHVVLQLAGPGFTALGVMNRLSGSNEEILEVSGQDTKRQVVNLAEVIDHKGQPTVRRRGDWVPVARQRGIEQAVLAFLDAVRAGKVLSARDALATHELCERVVRAVRERSAAA, from the coding sequence GTGAAGGTCGGCTGCATCGGACTCGGCGACATCGCGCAGAAGGCTTATCTGCCCGTGCTCGGCGCGCTGCCCGGAGTCGAGCTCCACCTCCAGACCCGCACGCCGGCCACCCTGGACCGGGTCGCCGACGGCCTGCGCCTGCCGCGGGAGCAGCGCCACCGCGACCTCGACGCGCTCCTCGCCGCCGGCCTCGACGCCGCTTTCGTGCACGCGCCCACCGCCGCCCACCCCGAGATCGTCTCCCGGCTGCTGGAGGCGGGCGTGCCGACATACGTGGACAAGCCCCTCGCCTACGAGTTCGCCGATTCCGAGCGGCTCGTCACGCTCGCGGAGGCGCGGAACGTCTCCCTCGCCGTCGGCTTCAACCGGCGCCTCGCGCCCGGCTACGCGCAGTGCGCCGACCATCCGCGCGAGCTGATCCTCATGCAGAAGAACCGGGTCGGCCTGCCCGAGGAACCGCGCACCATGATCCTCGACGACTTCATCCACGTCGTCGACACACTGCGCTTCCTGGCGCCGGGCCCGGTCGACGACGTCACCGTGCGCGCCCGTGCCGAGAACGGCCTGCTGCACCACGTCGTCCTCCAGCTCGCCGGGCCCGGCTTCACCGCGCTCGGTGTGATGAACCGGCTCAGCGGTTCCAACGAGGAGATCCTCGAGGTGTCCGGCCAGGACACCAAGCGCCAGGTCGTCAACCTCGCCGAGGTGATCGATCACAAGGGTCAGCCGACCGTGCGGCGGCGCGGCGACTGGGTGCCGGTGGCTCGGCAGCGCGGCATCGAGCAGGCGGTGCTCGCCTTCCTGGACGCCGTGCGCGCGGGCAAGGTGCTCAGCGCCCGGGACGCGCTGGCGACTCACGAGTTGTGCGAACGAGTGGTCCGAGCGGTGCGGGAACGGTCCGCCGCAGCCTGA
- the ung gene encoding uracil-DNA glycosylase: MTDIAMLPESWRGVLGDELQQPYFKELTEFVEGERAAGPVYPPREEVFAALDATPYERVKVLVLGQDPYHGEGQGHGLCFSVRPGVKIPPSLRNIYKELHAELDAPIPDNGYLMPWARQGVLLLNAVLTVRSGEANSHKGKGWEKFTDAVIRAVADRPDPAVFVLWGNYAQKKLPLIDETRHIVVKGAHPSPLSAKKFFGSRPFTQINEAVAQQGHEPIDWTIPNLADQA; encoded by the coding sequence GTGACCGACATCGCCATGCTGCCCGAGTCCTGGCGCGGGGTTCTGGGCGACGAGCTCCAGCAGCCCTACTTCAAGGAGCTGACGGAGTTCGTCGAGGGGGAGCGCGCGGCGGGTCCCGTCTACCCCCCGCGCGAGGAGGTCTTCGCCGCGCTCGACGCGACGCCGTACGAGCGGGTGAAGGTGCTCGTCCTGGGCCAGGACCCGTACCACGGCGAGGGGCAGGGGCACGGCCTGTGCTTCTCGGTGCGGCCCGGAGTGAAGATCCCGCCGTCCCTGCGGAACATCTACAAGGAACTGCACGCGGAGCTGGACGCGCCGATTCCGGACAACGGCTACCTGATGCCGTGGGCGCGGCAGGGCGTCCTGCTGCTCAACGCGGTCCTCACGGTGCGCTCCGGCGAGGCGAACTCGCACAAGGGCAAGGGCTGGGAGAAGTTCACGGACGCGGTGATCCGCGCGGTGGCCGACCGGCCCGACCCGGCCGTCTTCGTCCTGTGGGGCAACTACGCGCAGAAGAAGCTCCCGCTCATCGACGAGACCCGGCACATCGTGGTCAAGGGCGCCCACCCCTCGCCGCTGTCGGCGAAGAAGTTCTTCGGTTCCCGGCCGTTCACGCAGATCAACGAGGCGGTGGCACAGCAGGGCCACGAGCCGATCGACTGGACGATCCCGAACCTGGCCGACCAGGCCTGA
- a CDS encoding Gfo/Idh/MocA family protein, whose amino-acid sequence MPPSTPLPAALGGRRVRAAIVGIGAIGRGSHLPALQQLAAEGEAEVVAAVDIDAGAVQAFCADSGVPHAYTDLARMLAEQRPDLVTICTPPTLHREQSVAALRAGAWVWCEKPPVPTLADYDAVEAEEGAAAGPYSSIVFQHRFGSGARHVRRLLAEQALGRPLVAHCQTTWYRDTAYYAVPWRGRWQTEGGGPAMGHGIHQMDLLLDLLGPWSEVRAMAGRLVHDVETEDVSTALVRFESGAMATVVNSVLSPDEVSRIRIDCERATVELTHLYGHSNANWQITPAPDVPGDLAAAWQDFGADVPSSHLAQLRELVASMRAGRRPRSSGADGRTSLELISALYKSAFTDTTVRRGEIGPGDPYYTALHGGAPGWAPATVAMEAESKTGPEPTTGPSAETGTSATTGTAAATNAEVPA is encoded by the coding sequence ATGCCCCCATCCACTCCGCTGCCTGCCGCGCTCGGCGGCCGCCGTGTCCGGGCCGCCATCGTCGGCATCGGCGCGATCGGGCGCGGCTCCCATCTGCCCGCCCTCCAGCAGCTCGCCGCCGAGGGCGAGGCCGAGGTCGTGGCCGCCGTTGACATCGATGCCGGCGCCGTCCAGGCCTTCTGCGCGGACAGCGGGGTCCCGCACGCGTACACCGACCTGGCGCGGATGCTGGCGGAGCAGCGCCCCGACCTGGTGACCATCTGCACCCCGCCGACCCTGCACCGCGAGCAGAGTGTGGCGGCGCTGCGGGCCGGCGCCTGGGTGTGGTGCGAGAAGCCGCCGGTGCCGACCCTCGCCGACTACGACGCGGTGGAGGCCGAGGAGGGCGCCGCGGCGGGGCCGTACTCCTCGATCGTCTTCCAGCACCGTTTCGGATCCGGGGCCCGGCACGTGCGGCGGCTGCTCGCCGAGCAGGCTCTCGGGCGGCCGCTGGTCGCGCACTGCCAGACCACCTGGTACCGCGACACCGCCTACTACGCCGTGCCCTGGCGCGGGCGCTGGCAGACAGAGGGCGGCGGACCGGCGATGGGCCACGGCATCCACCAGATGGATTTGCTGCTCGACCTCCTCGGCCCCTGGAGCGAGGTGCGCGCGATGGCCGGACGGCTCGTGCACGACGTGGAGACGGAGGACGTGTCCACCGCCCTGGTCCGTTTCGAGAGCGGGGCCATGGCGACGGTCGTCAACAGCGTCCTGAGCCCCGACGAGGTCAGCCGCATCCGTATCGACTGCGAACGCGCCACCGTCGAACTCACCCACCTCTATGGCCACTCCAACGCCAACTGGCAGATCACGCCCGCCCCGGACGTGCCCGGCGATCTCGCGGCGGCCTGGCAGGACTTCGGCGCCGACGTCCCGAGCTCACATCTGGCGCAGCTTCGCGAACTGGTCGCGAGCATGCGCGCGGGCCGTCGGCCGCGCAGCAGCGGCGCGGACGGGCGCACCAGCCTGGAGCTGATCAGCGCGCTGTACAAGTCGGCGTTCACCGACACGACGGTGCGGCGGGGCGAGATCGGGCCGGGTGACCCGTACTACACGGCCCTGCACGGTGGCGCCCCCGGCTGGGCACCCGCCACGGTCGCGATGGAGGCTGAGTCGAAGACGGGGCCGGAACCGACGACCGGGCCGAGCGCGGAGACGGGGACGAGCGCCACGACGGGCACGGCGGCGGCCACGAACGCGGAGGTGCCCGCGTGA
- a CDS encoding YhjD/YihY/BrkB family envelope integrity protein has protein sequence MEGRTARIRRERLARTLTFWLRPAFALRVINRFQRIVGFDRSMALASSALTALVPLSILIGAVVSSFAHYDAAEQIIRRYHLTGAGATAVSSLFSPAEGSSASVGAFGAVFLTISTLSFARAAQRLVEQTWDLSPLSVRNTRNGLWWILGLGGYALCTASLTALLGEGELGLVASACEVPLTAAFLIWSGRLLSAKRIDWRDLVPFGVTAAVLTAAYSVGAAVYLPRLFNTYAARYGVVGAVFAMISALFAAMLVMVGSSALGREVRDELDQIRQGHRPSDHEVRLQWDTLVEQTRSHWRTARGQMSRHQTKDSDH, from the coding sequence ATGGAGGGCAGGACGGCGAGGATCAGGCGTGAGCGCCTCGCCAGAACGCTGACGTTCTGGCTGCGACCCGCCTTCGCGCTGCGCGTCATCAACCGGTTCCAGAGGATCGTGGGCTTCGACCGGTCGATGGCCCTGGCGTCCAGCGCGTTGACCGCGCTGGTGCCGCTCTCCATCCTCATCGGCGCCGTCGTGAGCAGCTTCGCGCACTACGACGCGGCGGAGCAGATCATCAGGCGCTATCACCTCACCGGTGCGGGCGCCACGGCTGTCAGCTCCCTCTTCTCCCCCGCCGAGGGCAGCAGTGCGAGCGTGGGCGCCTTCGGAGCCGTGTTCCTGACGATCTCGACCCTCAGTTTCGCCCGGGCCGCGCAGCGGCTGGTCGAACAGACCTGGGATCTCAGCCCGCTCAGCGTGCGCAACACCCGTAACGGCCTGTGGTGGATCCTCGGCCTGGGCGGCTACGCACTGTGCACCGCTTCGCTCACCGCGCTGCTCGGCGAAGGCGAGCTGGGGCTGGTCGCCTCGGCGTGCGAGGTTCCCCTGACCGCCGCGTTCCTCATCTGGAGCGGACGGCTCCTGTCCGCGAAGCGGATCGACTGGCGGGACCTCGTCCCCTTCGGCGTCACGGCAGCCGTTCTGACGGCGGCCTATTCGGTGGGCGCGGCCGTCTACCTGCCGCGTCTGTTCAACACCTACGCCGCACGCTACGGCGTGGTGGGCGCGGTGTTCGCGATGATCTCCGCGCTCTTCGCCGCCATGCTGGTCATGGTCGGATCGTCGGCGCTGGGGCGCGAGGTACGAGACGAACTCGACCAGATCCGTCAGGGCCACCGCCCTTCCGACCACGAGGTTCGCCTGCAGTGGGACACCTTGGTTGAGCAGACCCGGTCGCACTGGCGCACGGCGCGGGGCCAGATGTCCCGTCATCAGACCAAGGACTCCGACCACTGA
- a CDS encoding DUF6807 domain-containing protein, with product MSGGLRLVHAHGDRVTVTDQATGVELLAYVYRPEAAWEAPRPYIHPLRTLAGDVVTDYRPNDHRWHKGLSLTASHLSGANLWGGNSYVHGEGYLELPERVGSMAHVGFDEVSADGGRVVIAERLTWHPYGGELWAQEARRIEVHDVDPQAGSYALTWTSAVTNRRDEPLRFGSPTTAGRELAGYTGLFWRGPRAFRGGRIIGPDGEGPGLMASQSPWLALSGEHDGADGHATVVFAHAPENDHSGARGAHPAHWFVRNEPFAGIAPSWSFFDELELAPGDTLTRRYRVVVADGAWEREEIAKYLEAHPW from the coding sequence GTGAGCGGCGGTCTGCGGCTCGTCCACGCGCACGGCGACCGCGTCACGGTGACCGACCAGGCCACCGGCGTCGAACTGCTCGCCTACGTCTACCGGCCCGAGGCGGCGTGGGAGGCGCCGAGGCCGTACATCCACCCGCTGCGGACCCTCGCCGGTGACGTCGTCACCGACTACCGACCCAACGACCACCGCTGGCACAAGGGGCTGTCGCTGACCGCCTCGCACCTCTCGGGCGCCAATCTGTGGGGCGGCAACTCGTACGTGCACGGCGAGGGGTATCTCGAACTCCCCGAGCGGGTCGGTTCGATGGCGCACGTCGGCTTCGACGAGGTGTCGGCGGACGGCGGCCGGGTCGTCATCGCCGAGCGGCTCACCTGGCATCCGTACGGCGGTGAGCTGTGGGCGCAGGAGGCGCGCCGGATCGAGGTGCACGACGTCGACCCGCAGGCCGGCTCCTATGCGCTGACCTGGACCAGCGCCGTCACCAACCGCCGCGACGAGCCGCTGCGCTTCGGCAGCCCGACCACCGCCGGGCGGGAACTGGCGGGTTACACGGGTCTGTTCTGGCGGGGCCCGCGCGCCTTCCGGGGCGGCCGGATCATCGGCCCGGACGGCGAGGGCCCGGGGCTGATGGCGTCGCAGAGCCCCTGGCTCGCTCTTTCCGGCGAGCACGACGGCGCCGACGGGCACGCCACCGTCGTCTTCGCGCACGCCCCCGAGAACGACCACTCCGGTGCCCGAGGGGCGCATCCCGCCCACTGGTTCGTCCGCAACGAGCCCTTCGCGGGCATCGCGCCTTCCTGGTCCTTCTTCGACGAGCTCGAACTCGCCCCCGGCGACACGCTCACCCGCCGTTACCGCGTGGTCGTGGCCGACGGCGCCTGGGAACGGGAGGAGATCGCCAAGTACCTGGAGGCACACCCGTGGTGA
- a CDS encoding GNAT family N-acetyltransferase, translating into MTEIRTPRLLLRRWHDDDLVPMADINADPHVMRWVDDGSVLDLEQTAEAIEQWEEEWDEEGFGLFAVELLASGELAGFTGLSMPGFLPEVLPDVAISWRLGSQFWGQGYASEAAHATLEFALQDRGLDRVISIIRIGDEASENISRKLGMAPERETVHPVHGHSLHVHAIDLTEFHG; encoded by the coding sequence ATGACCGAGATCCGCACCCCCCGCCTCCTCCTCCGCCGATGGCACGACGACGACCTCGTGCCCATGGCCGACATCAACGCGGATCCGCACGTCATGCGCTGGGTCGACGACGGCTCGGTTCTCGATCTGGAGCAGACGGCGGAGGCGATCGAGCAGTGGGAGGAGGAGTGGGACGAGGAGGGCTTCGGGCTCTTCGCCGTGGAGCTCCTCGCCTCGGGCGAACTGGCCGGCTTCACGGGCCTGTCCATGCCCGGGTTCCTGCCGGAGGTACTGCCCGACGTGGCGATCAGCTGGCGGCTCGGATCCCAGTTCTGGGGCCAGGGGTACGCGTCCGAAGCCGCCCACGCGACGCTGGAGTTCGCGCTTCAGGATCGTGGCCTCGACCGCGTCATCAGCATCATCCGGATCGGTGACGAGGCCTCCGAGAACATCAGCCGCAAGCTCGGCATGGCGCCGGAGCGCGAAACGGTGCACCCGGTCCACGGTCACTCGCTGCACGTGCACGCCATCGACCTCACCGAGTTCCACGGGTGA
- a CDS encoding undecaprenyl-diphosphate phosphatase: MSWFESLILGLVQGLTEFLPVSSSAHLRLTAAFSGWEDPGAAFTAITQIGTEAAVLIYFRKDIGRIISAWSRSLFDKTLRKDHDAQMGWLVIVGSIPIGLLGVTLKDQIEGPFRDLRITATMLVVVGIVIGVADRLAARDETGGKHRAPKQRKTLENLGVKDGLIFGLCQACALIPGVSRSGATISGGLFMGYKREAAARYSFLLAIPAVLASGVFELKDAVEGGHVAWGPTMFATVIAFVTGYAVIAWFMKFISTKSFMPFVYYRVVLGILIIALVATGALSPHAAESAG; encoded by the coding sequence ATGTCTTGGTTTGAATCCCTCATCCTCGGACTCGTCCAGGGGCTGACCGAGTTCCTCCCCGTCTCCTCCAGCGCGCATCTGCGGCTGACCGCGGCGTTCTCCGGCTGGGAGGACCCCGGCGCCGCCTTCACGGCGATCACCCAGATCGGCACGGAAGCCGCGGTGCTGATCTACTTCCGCAAGGACATCGGCCGGATCATCTCGGCATGGAGCCGATCGCTGTTCGACAAGACGCTGCGCAAGGACCACGACGCCCAGATGGGCTGGCTGGTGATCGTCGGCTCGATTCCGATCGGGCTGCTGGGCGTGACGCTCAAGGACCAGATCGAGGGCCCGTTCCGCGATCTGCGGATCACGGCCACGATGCTCGTCGTCGTCGGCATCGTGATCGGCGTCGCCGACCGGCTGGCGGCCCGCGACGAGACGGGCGGGAAGCACCGCGCGCCCAAGCAGCGCAAGACCCTGGAGAACCTCGGCGTCAAGGACGGCCTGATCTTCGGCCTGTGCCAGGCCTGCGCTCTCATCCCCGGCGTCTCGCGTTCCGGCGCCACCATCAGCGGCGGCCTGTTCATGGGTTACAAGCGCGAGGCCGCGGCCCGCTACTCCTTCCTGCTCGCCATCCCGGCCGTACTGGCCTCCGGTGTCTTCGAGTTGAAGGACGCGGTGGAGGGCGGCCATGTGGCGTGGGGACCGACGATGTTCGCGACGGTGATCGCGTTCGTGACCGGGTACGCGGTCATCGCCTGGTTCATGAAGTTCATCAGCACCAAGTCCTTCATGCCGTTCGTCTACTACCGCGTCGTACTGGGCATCCTGATCATCGCCCTGGTCGCGACGGGTGCGCTGAGCCCGCACGCGGCGGAGTCGGCGGGCTGA
- a CDS encoding nuclear transport factor 2 family protein, whose translation MTQRVELAAVMDRLAVDGLVTDYAVAVDDGDWTAYRQLFTSDGRADYRSAGGIEGDAGNVSSWLAENLRVFAMRQHLIVNRQVRFGILEQDTGDTARVQADYVNPMRLAAGHDDSAAGPPDFVCGGRYSFGLLRTDDGWRVREVVVREKWRRLPA comes from the coding sequence ATGACGCAGCGTGTGGAACTCGCCGCCGTGATGGACCGGTTGGCCGTCGACGGGTTGGTCACCGACTACGCGGTGGCAGTCGACGACGGTGACTGGACGGCGTACCGGCAACTGTTCACATCGGACGGGCGGGCGGACTACCGCTCGGCCGGCGGTATCGAGGGGGACGCCGGGAACGTCTCCTCATGGCTCGCGGAGAACCTGCGGGTGTTCGCGATGCGGCAGCATCTCATCGTCAACCGCCAGGTGCGCTTCGGGATCCTGGAGCAGGACACGGGCGACACGGCCCGGGTCCAGGCCGACTACGTCAACCCGATGAGGCTGGCCGCCGGCCACGACGACTCGGCGGCCGGCCCGCCGGACTTCGTCTGCGGCGGCAGGTACTCCTTCGGTCTGCTGCGGACGGACGACGGATGGCGGGTGCGTGAGGTCGTCGTCCGGGAGAAGTGGCGACGCCTGCCCGCCTGA